TGTAGCCCATGGCCCAGTACCTGGGGTGTGAAGACATATTTGTAGAGCTTGAAGTGGCGGAAGTAGGTGTTGACCACATAATCTGCCAGGGCCAGCAGCTGTTCCTCCTTAAAGAGGTTGATACTGAAGGGGGGCCGCTGTGGGGATGATTGGGAGTTAGAGGACTGACCACCTCCTGAAGCCCTCACCTTTTCTCCAAGTGCCCAGCAATCCAGGAGCAGGAAGAGCCCACTGTGGCCTTCAGAGGAAGATGAGAGTCATGTGTGTaagagagggtgggaggctggGCTAGACCTTATCTGGGGGGAGAGTGAAACTGACCCTGATTCCGTGGCAAAAAAGAACACTGGTGAAGTAGCGGTAACATTCCTCCACGTTGCCCAAGGGGGTTGCTGGGAGGGAAGGCAAGATGTGACAGTGAGTACTCTCCCTGATAATCATTCATTTTAGTCACTCAACAGCTACTTATTGAGCATGAGCTTTAGAAGTAGAAAGATATAGGCAACAAATATTGAGTACCCACTATgcactgttctgggcactgaACCAGACAAGTTCCTGCCCTTAAGAAGCGTATTTTCTAGTGGAAGTGACAGACAATAAACCAAGAAATACATAGTTTAGCTCTCGTTAAACATTCTGTAGAAAATTAGTTCCAGGAGTAAAGCAAGAGCTGTTTTATTGAGCACTGTGCATATATCTAcatctattatatataatatttctcaGAACAGTTTCATAACAGTGCTGTAGCCTtattatagataaggaaatagaggattTCAAAGGTGAAATAACGGGTGTGATACTGCTGCTAGTGATGACAGAACAAAGATTTCAGGTGCTAATCCTGCTTTTACTTCCCCTGGTCACTTATGCcagccttctcctctcccctggaCTCACAGCCTTCGGGGGCCTTCTCTTACCAATACAGGCCTTGTGAAGATCTTGGAGCAGGGCACAAGCCGTTGATGTCTGCTCCAGGGAGAAGCCTTGTTGGCGGCAGAAGATGAGTGCATGGGAGAAGAGGTCCAGGGTGATGGCGTCCCGCAGGCTCTGCGCAGGAGAGCCTAGTCCCAACAGCTCGGCCAGCACccttgggagggagagaggaaggaatgagTGACAACCGGAGCCTCTCTTCACCGCCCCACACTAGTGTACAacaggctttggagccaggcaTTCCTCATGCCTTCCCAGCCCATCCACCTCCCAGCCTTCCCCAAGAGCTAGCTCTTattcccctccctgctccccttgCATACTCCCTCATCTCCTCAACATTGGCTGTCTTCTCCAGCCTGTGCATGGAATGGATGTCCAGGTACTTCCTGtcataggaaaagaggggaaaaggtGTTGGTGGCCATTATGCATTACCCTCATAACAGGGCTATGATGGCTAGAGCACTGGACTGGGAACCAAGAGACCTGAGTTAGAGGTTTGGCCCTTCCACTGAATTGCTGTGTAACCTTAGGCAGGTCacttctctctctgggcctcactttctccatctgtaaatagAGGGTATGGCCAAAATGAACTCTTATGATCCTCTTCATTTCTAAAGCGTAGGGTTAGGAAACTTGAGTTCTGGTCTCTGCCACTCCCTACCGTATAACTGGGCAAGTCTCCCTCTGTGAACCTCAGTGTCCCCATTTGTACAATGCTCCGTAGAGGCACTGATACTACATTTACATTCTCAGTCTTTGGCTCCCCTCTTCTCACACTCTCTTTGGACTGGGGCAGCAGGAGACCTGACTTAGTCATCTCGGGTAATtgcatctctgggcctcagtctcctcatctgtaaaatgaggataccGTCGCTGTTTGACAGGATTGTGGGGAAGCCCTAAAGGAGTAATACAAGTGTGAAGGGTAACTTTCCCCCAAAGCTCTTCACACTCACCATATGCAGATCCGGGGCTGGGGCAGTGGCGGCTGCAGAGAGAAAGCGCATTGGGAAAGGCAGAGCTGTGTTGTTCATGGCCCCTAGTTCTTGAGCCGTTGCGAATCTCTAGCGGGCCTAAGAACGCGCTAACTTGCCTTCTCATCTTAAAGACTAGCTACGAGCAATGCTGGCGGGCTGGGCTTCAGCGACCCCTAAGTACTATTCATGAGCATATTAACAAGGGGGGGTCACACACCCCCGTCTCTTCACCAAGGCAGCCCGGGAAACGTCTTGAACGTTAGAAAGCATAACGACGGGTGGCGCCCTGCTGGGGAGCCCTTTTATAAACATTCATGAGCGGACGACTCTGTCCAGTCCTCACCGGGAACAAGTCGGCTGCAGGATCCGCATCCGCATTCACCGAAGCCACGGTTCCCGACTCGGTATGCACACCTGTTCCCATCCGCGTGGCCGATTCATCCAATGACCTGAGGTCTTTCTTGGGTTCTCTCCGCAGTTCGTAGTGCTGTTCAAGCTCCGATTGCATTTTCAGTCCCTGGAATTGGCTGGACTTCCGGCGGATCATCTTGTCGCTCCTCTGTGCCGCGGGGCACCACAGGTTCTGTCCTGCCTCGGTTCTGGGACAGCCGGTTCTCCGGCAGAGGCTGCCAAGGCCTGGCCCTCTATCGACGCTTCAGCCAATCTACGCTGCAGAGAGGCCCGGTGCAGCCAATCCGCTGGGGGCGTCTTCCTCCGTCTCAACGGTGACCGTTGCTAAGGGGGTTCTTGGAGCAAGAGAGAAAGTGTACGGCGCTCGCCAATCAGTGAGAAGAGAATGCGCGTGCGTAATAAGCCGCAAGGCCCGCCCCCGTGCCCTCGCTTCAAAGTTGCTATTCTGAGGCAGGCGATGTCATTAGGACTGGAGAGTGGAAGTGTGTTGTCGGTTACCATAGGAACTGTCTACTGGCCAATCACTGAGAGGAAGAGGCGGTGTTCAGGAAGAAACCAAACGGGACCCGAAAGGCGGCACAAAGCGCGACCAATAGAAACAGGAAGTGGAGAAGATTTCTCCACATCCGGTACTGCCTGTGGCGCCTGCGCTCTGTGGTGGGGAGGCCAGTGACGTCCAGGGGAGTCCAAGATGGCGGCGGTGGGGTGATTCTGCTGCCGGTGAGGGGCCCGGGGCCGGCGGGGCGGGGTCCAGCAGGTGGGTGCGGAGGAGGCTCGGGGCCGCAGGAGCTCCGGCCGCTTCCACATCTCTGCTCTCTGTGTTCTGCAGGTGACGGAAGCGTCGCCTCCGCCTGCCTGACGTGCCTCGGGAGAGCCTGCGCCGCTCCTCCCCGCCGCGGCCATGTCTGGGCCCGGCAACAAACGCGCCGCCGGCGATGGGGGCTCGGGGCCCCCAGAGAAGAAGCTGAGTCGCGAGGAGAAGACCACAACCACGCTTATAGAGCCCATTCGTCTTGGGGGCATCTCTTCCACGGTTCGTGGGCTCCTGTTTCAGGCCTCACAACTTACCAGAACTCCCATCTCTGTTCTCCGTCCACGTCGTCCAGAACCTTACTCCCAGTTCCCCAGGTTTAGCAAGATCCACTTTTCAGAACACTCTGTTGAAAGAAACCGAGGACACGACGTCTGCCTTCcctttacagataggaaaacagGTTTCCAGAGGGCGTGTGACTTGTCAAAGACTTCAGAGTtaggaagaggcagaagcagAACGTGACCCTCCTCACAACCGAGACGCTTTCTCTGTGGGTGTCTGAGCCTCTTTAAATCCTGTTAGCAGTTAGTCTGGGGTTACTCCCCTCTCCCATCCattccattttgcttttctttgtctctttctatgATTGGGTTCTTG
The sequence above is a segment of the Orcinus orca chromosome 16, mOrcOrc1.1, whole genome shotgun sequence genome. Coding sequences within it:
- the CFAP119 gene encoding cilia- and flagella-associated protein 119 isoform X4 yields the protein MIRRKSSQFQGLKMQSELEQHYELRREPKKDLRSLDESATRMGTGVHTESGTVASVNADADPAADLFPPPLPQPRICIWKYLDIHSMHRLEKTANVEEMREVLAELLGLGSPAQSLRDAITLDLFSHALIFCRQQGFSLEQTSTACALLQDLHKACIATPLGNVEECYRYFTSVLFCHGIRRPPFSINLFKEEQLLALADYVVNTYFRHFKLYKYVFTPQVRLDLSLTYMGLQAPKLWPKDETEKEEGEEVEEQALTPDEEEPETVVQPEPEPSQVSILRAYIKTQMNKELEQLQQLVEERLKASEERLSSKLTALEQPLQLPPGKGKNKT
- the CFAP119 gene encoding cilia- and flagella-associated protein 119 isoform X3 → MIRRKSSQFQGLKMQSELEQHYELRREPKKDLRSLDESATRMGTGVHTESGTVASVNADADPAADLFPPPLPQPRICIWKYLDIHSMHRLEKTANVEEMREVLAELLGLGSPAQSLRDAITLDLFSHALIFCRQQGFSLEQTSTACALLQDLHKACIATPLGNVEECYRYFTSVLFCHGIRRPPFSINLFKEEQLLALADYVVNTYFRHFKLYKYVFTPQVRLDLSLTYMGLQAPKLWPKDETGKGECRGEGWTGLGLKPPPAFWLAEKEEGEEVEEQALTPDEEEPETVVQPEPEPSQVSILRAYIKTQMNKELEQLQQLVEERLKASEERLSSKLTALEQPLQLPPGKGKNKT
- the CFAP119 gene encoding cilia- and flagella-associated protein 119 isoform X1; the encoded protein is MIRRKSSQFQGLKMQSELEQHYELRREPKKDLRSLDESATRMGTGVHTESGTVASVNADADPAADLFPPPLPQPRICIWKYLDIHSMHRLEKTANVEEMREVLAELLGLGSPAQSLRDAITLDLFSHALIFCRQQGFSLEQTSTACALLQDLHKACIATPLGNVEECYRYFTSVLFCHGIRRPPFSINLFKEEQLLALADYVVNTYFRHFKLYKYVFTPQVLGHGLQEATPHLPPFPQCRRLPPSFQVRLDLSLTYMGLQAPKLWPKDETGKGECRGEGWTGLGLKPPPAFWLAEKEEGEEVEEQALTPDEEEPETVVQPEPEPSQVSILRAYIKTQMNKELEQLQQLVEERLKASEERLSSKLTALEQPLQLPPGKGKNKT
- the CFAP119 gene encoding cilia- and flagella-associated protein 119 isoform X2, which translates into the protein MIRRKSSQFQGLKMQSELEQHYELRREPKKDLRSLDESATRMGTGVHTESGTVASVNADADPAADLFPPPLPQPRICIWKYLDIHSMHRLEKTANVEEMREVLAELLGLGSPAQSLRDAITLDLFSHALIFCRQQGFSLEQTSTACALLQDLHKACIATPLGNVEECYRYFTSVLFCHGIRRPPFSINLFKEEQLLALADYVVNTYFRHFKLYKYVFTPQVLGHGLQEATPHLPPFPQCRRLPPSFQVRLDLSLTYMGLQAPKLWPKDETEKEEGEEVEEQALTPDEEEPETVVQPEPEPSQVSILRAYIKTQMNKELEQLQQLVEERLKASEERLSSKLTALEQPLQLPPGKGKNKT